A single window of Oceanococcus atlanticus DNA harbors:
- the pssA gene encoding CDP-diacylglycerol--serine O-phosphatidyltransferase, translated as MAEPEVSKRRRGIYLLPNLFTTATLFGGFYAIVASINGRFSIAAVAVFAAMFADALDGRVARLTNTQSDFGKEYDSLADLVTFGLAAALMIYTWSLNTLDGAFWLGGKVAWLVAFIYVAGTALRLARFNVYVASDGDKGYFFGLPSPTAAALVVGFVWVCETSGLSGEVMAVPALVITLAAALLMVSNVPYRSFKDLKLSEKVPFAYVLIMVSLFVLIAMDPPRVLFGFALVYTVSGPVLALSRWRRRRSIPSDQDLPGDE; from the coding sequence ATGGCTGAACCTGAAGTCAGCAAGCGTCGCCGCGGGATCTACCTGCTGCCCAACTTGTTCACCACCGCCACATTGTTCGGCGGTTTCTACGCCATCGTGGCGTCCATCAATGGCCGGTTTTCGATCGCGGCTGTGGCGGTCTTCGCCGCCATGTTTGCCGATGCGCTGGATGGTCGGGTCGCACGCCTGACCAACACCCAGAGCGACTTCGGCAAGGAATACGACTCGCTGGCCGACCTGGTGACCTTCGGTCTGGCGGCGGCCCTGATGATTTACACCTGGTCGCTGAACACGCTGGATGGCGCCTTCTGGCTGGGCGGCAAGGTGGCCTGGCTGGTCGCTTTCATCTACGTGGCGGGCACCGCTCTGCGGCTGGCGCGCTTCAATGTGTATGTCGCATCCGACGGTGACAAGGGCTACTTTTTCGGCCTGCCAAGCCCAACCGCCGCGGCTTTGGTGGTGGGTTTTGTGTGGGTGTGCGAGACCAGTGGCTTAAGCGGTGAAGTCATGGCCGTGCCGGCACTGGTGATCACACTGGCGGCTGCTTTGCTGATGGTCAGCAACGTGCCGTATCGCAGCTTCAAGGATTTGAAGTTGTCGGAAAAGGTGCCGTTCGCCTATGTCTTGATCATGGTCAGTCTGTTCGTGCTGATCGCCATGGACCCGCCGCGCGTGCTGTTCGGGTTTGCGCTGGTCTACACCGTGTCCGGCCCTGTTCTGGCGCTCAGCCGCTGGCGACGTCGACGTTCGATTCCGTCAGATCAGGATCTGCCCGGAGACGAGTAG
- a CDS encoding phosphatidylserine decarboxylase — translation MKYSTFLHVAREAWVLLMPLALIGVLLSMSMTSAWPWVVAGGLCALVALLSRDTDRIVPPQALGLVVPVDGTIVHRRECHDPYLDRAAIRLSIRINRYGVYYLRAPCEGTLMEIKTPRGAHHAEQASWIRTDEFDDIVMVVSEGSLLGQRPCNAGFGQRVGQGRRCGMRRLARRLDLYVPVNSRIDVKLQQKVRAGSDVLATMVHNASNLDVSS, via the coding sequence ATGAAATACAGCACCTTCTTGCATGTGGCCAGAGAAGCCTGGGTTTTGCTGATGCCGCTGGCTTTGATCGGGGTGCTGCTGTCGATGAGCATGACCTCGGCCTGGCCCTGGGTGGTGGCCGGCGGCCTTTGTGCCCTGGTCGCACTGTTGTCGCGCGATACCGACCGCATCGTGCCGCCGCAGGCGCTGGGTTTGGTGGTGCCGGTGGATGGCACCATTGTTCACCGCCGCGAGTGCCATGACCCCTACCTGGATCGCGCAGCCATCCGCCTGAGCATCCGCATCAACCGCTACGGCGTCTACTATCTGCGAGCGCCGTGTGAGGGCACGCTGATGGAAATCAAAACCCCGCGCGGCGCGCATCATGCGGAACAGGCCAGCTGGATACGCACTGACGAGTTCGATGACATCGTGATGGTGGTCAGCGAAGGCAGTCTGCTGGGGCAACGACCCTGCAACGCGGGATTCGGTCAGCGGGTCGGGCAGGGGCGCCGTTGTGGCATGCGCCGGCTGGCTCGACGCCTGGATCTGTACGTGCCGGTCAACAGCCGTATCGACGTGAAGCTGCAGCAAAAGGTTCGTGCCGGCAGCGATGTGCTGGCTACAATGGTGCACAACGCCTCCAACCTGGATGTGAGTTCCTGA
- the ilvC gene encoding ketol-acid reductoisomerase — protein sequence MNIYYDKDADLSLIQSRQVVILGYGSQGHAHALNLKESGVSVTVGLREGSASWAKAEAAGLSVKTVDEAVKQGDLVMILVPDEHQLALYQQIESSLKQGATLAFAHGFNIHFELIQPRADLDVIMVAPKGPGHLVRSTYTQGGGVPSLIAVHQDASGQARDIALSYASANGGGRAGVIETNFREETETDLFGEQAVLCGGASALVQAGFETLTEAGYAPEMAYFECLHELKLIVDLMYEGGIANMRYSISNTAEYGDIKTGPRIITEETKAEMKRVLTDIQEGKFAREFIAENQAGQPVLKASRRHAAEHQIEQVGSKLRSMMPWIAANKLVDKDKN from the coding sequence TTGAATATCTATTACGACAAAGACGCGGACCTTTCACTGATCCAGAGCCGCCAGGTCGTGATTCTTGGCTATGGCTCCCAGGGCCATGCCCATGCCCTCAATCTGAAAGAATCGGGAGTCTCGGTCACCGTTGGTCTGCGCGAAGGTTCGGCTTCGTGGGCCAAGGCTGAAGCCGCTGGCCTGAGCGTCAAGACGGTTGATGAGGCGGTCAAGCAGGGCGATCTGGTCATGATCTTGGTCCCCGACGAGCATCAGCTGGCGCTGTATCAGCAGATCGAATCCAGCCTCAAGCAGGGCGCCACCCTGGCGTTCGCTCACGGCTTCAACATCCATTTCGAACTGATCCAGCCGCGTGCGGATCTGGACGTGATCATGGTCGCGCCCAAAGGTCCGGGCCACCTGGTGCGTTCCACTTACACCCAGGGCGGCGGCGTGCCGAGCCTGATCGCTGTGCACCAGGATGCCTCCGGCCAGGCCCGCGACATCGCGCTGTCCTACGCTTCGGCCAACGGTGGCGGCCGTGCCGGTGTGATCGAAACCAACTTCCGTGAAGAAACTGAAACCGATCTGTTCGGCGAGCAGGCCGTGCTTTGCGGTGGTGCCAGCGCGCTGGTTCAGGCCGGTTTCGAAACCCTGACCGAAGCCGGTTATGCGCCGGAAATGGCCTACTTCGAGTGCCTGCATGAGCTCAAGCTGATCGTTGACCTCATGTACGAAGGCGGCATCGCCAACATGCGTTACTCGATCTCCAACACCGCAGAATACGGCGACATCAAGACCGGCCCGCGCATCATTACCGAAGAAACCAAGGCGGAAATGAAGCGCGTCCTGACCGACATTCAGGAAGGCAAGTTTGCACGTGAGTTCATCGCCGAAAATCAGGCCGGCCAGCCGGTCCTGAAGGCTTCGCGTCGGCATGCTGCCGAGCATCAGATCGAGCAGGTTGGCAGCAAGCTGCGTTCGATGATGCCGTGGATTGCCGCCAACAAGCTGGTCGACAAGGACAAGAACTAA